Proteins co-encoded in one Gemmatimonadota bacterium genomic window:
- a CDS encoding tautomerase family protein — MIVVYGIKEKLNPIKAKLSDVIHGCMQSVLGMPEDKRAHRFVPMDKEDFYYPGGRTDAYTVIEINMMAGRQMETQKNLIKTLFKEIESQLSISSLDIEITIKEQAPHCWGFRGITGDEANDLKYKVKV; from the coding sequence ATGATCGTCGTATATGGAATCAAAGAAAAACTGAATCCCATAAAAGCAAAATTATCCGATGTGATTCACGGATGTATGCAATCTGTCCTCGGCATGCCAGAAGATAAACGGGCACACCGCTTTGTGCCCATGGACAAAGAAGACTTTTACTATCCCGGTGGTCGTACGGATGCATACACCGTCATAGAAATCAACATGATGGCAGGTCGCCAGATGGAAACCCAAAAAAACCTGATCAAAACACTATTCAAAGAAATCGAAAGCCAATTATCCATTTCGTCCCTGGACATCGAAATCACCATCAAAGAACAAGCACCACATTGCTGGGGATTTCGGGGCATAACGGGTGATGAAGCCAACGACCTCAAGTACAAAGTCAAAGTGTAA